One part of the Tachysurus vachellii isolate PV-2020 chromosome 6, HZAU_Pvac_v1, whole genome shotgun sequence genome encodes these proteins:
- the LOC132846917 gene encoding immunoglobulin kappa light chain-like: protein MKILVTMALAGLLSLLSLSGIEAIVHLTQEKILNVNVGQDIKILCRRDTTTSWVISWYQQKVGDTPKFLLADGTRASGLSSRFSYTDNGADEYLNIARVEAEDEAVYYCGCIICDNHGSIGGGTELRIARPSSPPSLLLLAPSVSSLSDGDVSVVCVARGFYPDSVTVSWSENSSSVTGDEVQTTPSERHADGTFSQTSLLKLTKQRWSSGRTYTCRLSHPALSTPLSQSTSLDLCG, encoded by the exons ATGAAGATCCTGGTCACTATGGCTCTCGCTGGactcctctctctgctctctctctctg GGATCGAGGCCATAGTGCATCTGACCCAGGAGAAGATCTTAAATGTCAATGTAGGACAGGATATAAAGATTCTCTGCAGGAGGGATACTACAACAAGCTGGGTCATTTCATGGTACCAGCAGAAAGTTGGAGATACTCCAAAGTTCCTACTAGCTGATGGCACCAGAGCCAGCGGCCTGTCCAGCAGGTTCTCCTATACGGACAACGGCGCAGACGAGTACCTGAACATCGCCCGAGTGGAAGCTGAAGACGAAGCCGTGTATTACTGCGGCTGCATCATCTGTGACAA CCATGGCAGCATCGGCGGAGGCACCGAGTTAAGAATCG CTCGTCCGTCTTCTCCTCCGTCCCTGCTCCTGCTCGCTCCCTCGGTTTCTTCGCTCTCTGACGGTGAtgtcagtgtggtgtgtgtggctcGGGGTTTTTACCCTGACAGCGTTACCGTGTCCTGGTCTGAGAACAGCAGCAGCGTGACAGGGGACGAGGTGCAGACGACTCCGTCTGAGCGTCACGCCGACGGCACCTTCTCCCAGACCAGTCTTCTGAAGCTCACTAAGCAGCGCTGGAGCTCCGGGAGAACCTACACGTGCCGTCTGAGTCACCCAGCGCTTTCCACACCGCTGAGCCAGAGCACCAGCCTGGACCTGTGCGGCTAA